In Pedobacter sp. W3I1, one DNA window encodes the following:
- a CDS encoding response regulator, which translates to MNKKVLIIEDNDDIRESTAEVLDLAGYETFTAKHGKLGVEMALSHLPDVILCDIMMPELDGYGVLYLLNKNQKTANIPFIFITAKTERADMRKGMEMGADDYLTKPFDDIELFKAIESRFKKKQQSASFNSATGNSETVMEELRKRGKSRPIANKQIIYVEGDEPTHLYYVVKGQVKTYKRFKDGRELSSSLYHDGDFFGYESLCNGEVYTDNAATLIESDIIQIPKADFMEYLLNHQAVSKTFIGLLSGNVRDKGKQMLQLAYSSVRKRVAEALLQVATKFGDGISDSCTIRISRDDLAALVGTASETVSRMLADFKDEKLIDKTGNAINILSIEKLRNIKQ; encoded by the coding sequence ATGAACAAGAAAGTTTTGATTATTGAAGATAATGATGATATCAGGGAAAGTACGGCCGAAGTGCTCGATTTGGCCGGTTATGAAACTTTTACTGCTAAACATGGTAAGTTAGGTGTAGAAATGGCCCTGAGTCATTTACCCGATGTAATACTTTGCGATATCATGATGCCGGAACTGGATGGTTATGGGGTGCTGTACCTGCTTAACAAAAACCAGAAAACGGCAAACATTCCTTTTATTTTCATTACCGCAAAAACAGAGCGGGCAGACATGAGGAAAGGTATGGAAATGGGCGCAGATGATTACCTCACTAAACCATTTGATGACATTGAGCTCTTTAAGGCCATAGAAAGCAGGTTTAAGAAAAAACAGCAATCGGCTAGCTTTAATTCAGCTACGGGCAATAGCGAAACGGTGATGGAGGAACTTCGTAAAAGGGGCAAATCAAGGCCAATTGCCAACAAACAAATTATTTATGTGGAAGGGGATGAACCGACCCATCTTTATTATGTAGTTAAGGGACAGGTAAAAACCTACAAACGTTTTAAGGATGGCAGGGAACTTTCGTCGAGCCTGTATCATGATGGTGATTTTTTTGGATATGAAAGTTTATGCAATGGCGAAGTATACACAGACAATGCGGCAACTTTAATAGAATCGGACATTATCCAGATTCCTAAGGCAGATTTTATGGAATACCTGCTCAACCATCAGGCCGTATCTAAAACTTTTATCGGTTTATTATCTGGAAATGTGCGTGATAAAGGAAAGCAGATGCTTCAACTCGCCTATTCTTCGGTACGAAAACGTGTAGCAGAGGCATTATTGCAGGTTGCAACAAAATTTGGTGATGGTATTTCAGATAGTTGTACGATCCGGATTTCGCGTGATGATCTTGCTGCATTAGTAGGTACGGCCAGCGAAACGGTAAGCAGAATGCTCGCTGATTTTAAAGATGAAAAACTGATTGATAAAACAGGCAATGCCATAAATATTCTCTCGATCGAAAAACTCAGAAATATTAAACAGTAA
- a CDS encoding PAS domain-containing sensor histidine kinase, with product MDRSKFLDAIIENAIDGIITIDDKGIIEHLNPAALELFGYGREELVGKNVSVLMPEPDHSRHDGYLSRYEHTGEKHIIGTGREVSGKRKDGSVFPFRLGVSEIKFSDRKIYTGFIHDLSKEKANEEQIRSYTEKLEVKIKERTHDLVKLVSELEMAKENMQALFQKEKELNQLKTRFVSMASHEFRTPLSSIQLSASLIDKYTSKQDVASVEKHTLKIKNSINNLTTILNDFLSLEKLEAGKVEASAQSFNIISFAEEIAEEMQMMTKENQHIIYEHTGTTAEVYLDPNLLKNCVINLISNSIKYSGADTLIQFNSILKDDELILEVKDNGIGIPKVDQNNLFEPFFRAHNTGDIPGTGLGLNIVKRYVGLMSGTVACQSEQNSGTVFTLSFTFNK from the coding sequence ATGGATAGGTCGAAATTTTTGGATGCGATTATTGAAAATGCCATTGATGGAATTATTACCATTGACGATAAAGGGATTATAGAACATTTAAATCCTGCTGCGCTTGAGCTTTTTGGCTATGGCAGGGAAGAACTGGTAGGCAAAAACGTATCGGTTTTGATGCCAGAGCCCGATCATTCACGCCACGATGGATACCTGTCCCGATATGAACATACCGGTGAAAAACATATCATCGGAACTGGAAGAGAAGTTTCTGGAAAACGCAAAGACGGATCGGTTTTCCCTTTTAGACTGGGCGTAAGCGAAATAAAATTTAGCGACCGTAAAATCTATACTGGTTTTATCCACGATCTGAGTAAGGAAAAAGCCAATGAAGAACAGATTAGAAGCTATACCGAAAAACTCGAGGTCAAAATAAAAGAGCGTACGCACGATCTGGTAAAGCTGGTATCGGAACTCGAGATGGCCAAAGAAAATATGCAGGCACTTTTTCAGAAAGAGAAAGAACTCAATCAGCTTAAAACCAGGTTTGTTTCGATGGCCTCGCATGAGTTTAGAACCCCACTCAGTTCTATACAATTATCGGCTTCTTTAATAGATAAATATACCTCCAAGCAGGATGTGGCCAGTGTAGAAAAACATACGCTGAAAATCAAAAATTCGATTAATAACCTTACTACCATCTTAAACGATTTCCTCTCGCTCGAAAAACTCGAGGCCGGAAAAGTAGAAGCATCGGCCCAATCTTTCAATATCATCAGCTTTGCTGAAGAAATAGCTGAAGAAATGCAGATGATGACCAAAGAGAACCAGCACATTATTTACGAACACACCGGTACAACTGCCGAGGTTTACCTCGATCCGAACCTGTTAAAAAACTGTGTGATCAATCTGATTTCCAATTCTATAAAATATTCTGGTGCGGATACTTTAATCCAGTTTAATTCCATTTTAAAAGATGATGAACTCATTTTGGAGGTGAAAGATAACGGTATTGGCATTCCAAAAGTAGATCAGAACAATCTGTTCGAACCTTTTTTCAGGGCCCATAATACGGGCGATATCCCGGGCACAGGCTTAGGTCTGAACATTGTAAAAAGATATGTAGGTCTGATGAGCGGCACCGTAGCCTGCCAGAGCGAACAAAATTCAGGTACGGTTTTTACGCTTAGCTTTACCTTCAATAAATAA
- a CDS encoding pyridoxamine 5'-phosphate oxidase family protein, which translates to MLGKLEEGEIEKLLKEQYIGRLACHAHGVSYIVPINYVYNSGTVYAHSAPGQKIRMMKSNPQVCFQTDQIRDTFNWKSVVCWGKFEEITDAAEKQRALQGIIHRMMPLTNTPSTQPSHGTGKTDPHDEDIIVFKIILHLKTGRFEVNDSVD; encoded by the coding sequence ATGTTAGGAAAACTAGAAGAAGGAGAGATTGAAAAACTCCTTAAAGAACAATATATTGGCCGTTTGGCCTGCCATGCCCATGGGGTAAGTTACATTGTGCCCATTAATTATGTGTACAATAGCGGCACGGTTTACGCCCATTCTGCTCCAGGGCAAAAAATCAGGATGATGAAAAGTAACCCTCAGGTATGCTTTCAAACCGATCAGATCCGCGACACCTTTAACTGGAAGAGTGTGGTATGCTGGGGCAAATTTGAAGAAATCACTGATGCTGCAGAAAAGCAAAGAGCGCTTCAGGGGATTATCCACCGGATGATGCCTTTAACCAATACCCCCTCCACGCAACCATCACATGGAACTGGCAAAACAGATCCTCATGACGAAGATATTATCGTGTTCAAAATTATTCTGCACCTTAAAACAGGTAGATTTGAGGTTAACGATAGTGTTGATTGA
- the adhP gene encoding alcohol dehydrogenase AdhP, giving the protein MKAAVIHEYGGPLAIEELPVRPLNQYEILVKVISCGVCHTDLHACNGDWPVKSKMPLVPGHEAIGLVAAMGHDVKSVKEGDVVGVPWLYSACGCCEFCLTGWETLCYEQQNGGYSVDGGFAEYVIADSRYVAHFPSHVNFAEMAPIICAGVTVYKGLKETEVKAGEWVAISGIGGLGHLGVQYAKAMGFQVAAIDISNDKLEMARKLGADIVVNALEHDPGEFLKKQTGGMHGVLVTAVTPVAFSQGLSALRRKGTLSLNGLPPGSFDLPIFDTVLNRLTIRGSIVGTRKDMQEAIEFAVDGKVRAQVKSAKLEDINEVFGQMKKGEIEGRIVLDVAGT; this is encoded by the coding sequence ATGAAAGCCGCAGTTATCCATGAGTATGGTGGACCACTGGCTATAGAAGAGCTGCCGGTTAGGCCGCTCAATCAATATGAGATTTTGGTTAAGGTAATTTCATGTGGTGTATGCCATACCGATCTTCATGCCTGTAATGGCGACTGGCCGGTAAAATCAAAAATGCCATTGGTGCCCGGTCATGAGGCCATAGGCTTGGTAGCCGCAATGGGGCACGATGTTAAAAGTGTAAAAGAAGGTGATGTAGTTGGTGTGCCCTGGTTGTACAGTGCCTGTGGCTGTTGCGAATTTTGCTTAACAGGTTGGGAAACATTGTGCTACGAGCAGCAAAATGGAGGCTATAGTGTTGATGGAGGTTTTGCAGAATATGTAATTGCCGATTCGAGATATGTTGCCCATTTCCCTTCGCATGTAAATTTTGCAGAAATGGCACCGATTATCTGTGCCGGCGTTACCGTGTATAAAGGTTTAAAAGAAACTGAGGTAAAAGCAGGCGAATGGGTTGCGATATCGGGTATTGGCGGGCTCGGCCATCTAGGCGTTCAATATGCAAAAGCTATGGGCTTTCAGGTTGCTGCAATTGATATTTCGAACGATAAACTGGAGATGGCCAGAAAACTCGGTGCAGACATTGTGGTTAATGCGCTTGAGCATGACCCTGGTGAATTTCTTAAAAAACAGACAGGAGGTATGCATGGCGTACTGGTAACTGCAGTAACACCTGTTGCTTTCAGTCAGGGGCTTTCTGCATTACGCAGAAAGGGTACCTTATCGCTAAACGGACTACCTCCCGGCAGTTTTGATCTTCCCATATTCGATACCGTGTTAAACAGATTAACCATCAGGGGTTCTATTGTAGGCACCAGAAAAGATATGCAGGAAGCCATCGAATTTGCGGTGGATGGAAAGGTAAGGGCGCAGGTTAAATCAGCAAAACTGGAAGACATCAACGAAGTATTCGGACAGATGAAAAAGGGTGAGATTGAGGGCCGGATAGTTTTGGATGTTGCCGGAACTTAA
- a CDS encoding universal stress protein: MKKILVPVDFSATAENAADYATDLAHGIGARVELLNVFQVPEFSPAAASLVWPLEEYKLIEDDAKKALGKLVERVEEKYKKAHHELGFKAEVFGRSVSGEVEQEISKYFAECKMNLVVAGLNRADKLTKTLMGSVARKIIEQEIPVLLIPAGYRFKKPKKIAFATDFHHSDIPVLCALAEFAKPFNADILITHTGNANSDLALHKQATEDFLNRVADRVNYRNIYHRHINSERIKDGLDWIVENGQIDILAMVHRKHSFFHRLLKGSYTLNMSDHIQIPLLVLPPEHRIPM; encoded by the coding sequence ATGAAAAAGATCCTGGTACCTGTTGATTTTTCTGCAACGGCAGAGAACGCAGCTGATTATGCAACTGATCTGGCCCATGGTATTGGTGCCAGGGTAGAATTGTTAAATGTTTTTCAGGTTCCTGAGTTTTCTCCCGCTGCGGCCTCTCTGGTATGGCCGCTTGAAGAATATAAGCTTATAGAAGATGATGCTAAAAAAGCGCTGGGCAAACTGGTTGAAAGGGTTGAAGAAAAATATAAAAAGGCACATCATGAGCTTGGTTTTAAAGCAGAAGTGTTTGGAAGATCTGTTAGTGGCGAGGTTGAACAGGAAATTAGTAAATATTTTGCTGAATGTAAAATGAACCTCGTTGTGGCCGGACTAAACCGGGCAGATAAGTTAACCAAAACACTTATGGGCAGTGTTGCCAGGAAAATCATCGAGCAGGAAATACCTGTTTTGCTTATACCTGCGGGATACCGCTTTAAGAAGCCTAAAAAAATTGCTTTTGCTACAGATTTTCACCATAGTGATATCCCCGTTTTGTGCGCACTTGCTGAATTTGCAAAACCTTTTAATGCCGATATACTCATTACACATACCGGTAATGCCAATTCAGATCTTGCCCTTCACAAACAAGCGACAGAGGATTTTTTAAACCGGGTTGCCGATAGGGTTAACTATAGAAATATCTACCATAGGCATATAAACAGTGAACGGATTAAGGATGGTTTAGATTGGATTGTGGAGAATGGACAGATCGATATCCTGGCAATGGTGCACCGAAAACACAGTTTTTTTCACCGCCTGCTTAAAGGGAGCTATACGCTAAACATGTCTGATCATATTCAGATCCCGCTTTTAGTTTTACCTCCTGAACACCGTATTCCAATGTAA
- a CDS encoding helix-turn-helix domain-containing protein has protein sequence MSVHIGLMIWKEMKQKDISVSDIAAALEISKTKAQEMLNTATIDILTLVRVSEILNYNFFSYYESGKVFSKIGLKEKNQLTAEVDRLKALLAEKNKALELQERLNKIQLSTISLLEKGQFR, from the coding sequence ATGAGTGTCCATATAGGCTTAATGATCTGGAAGGAAATGAAGCAGAAAGATATCTCTGTTTCAGACATTGCTGCCGCCCTTGAGATCAGCAAAACAAAAGCACAGGAGATGCTGAATACCGCGACTATCGATATCCTTACTTTGGTCCGTGTAAGTGAAATCCTGAACTACAATTTTTTCAGTTACTACGAAAGCGGAAAGGTTTTTTCGAAGATCGGTTTAAAGGAAAAAAACCAGTTAACAGCAGAAGTTGACCGGTTGAAGGCATTACTCGCCGAAAAGAACAAAGCCCTCGAACTCCAGGAAAGGTTAAATAAGATTCAGCTCAGTACGATTTCACTCTTGGAAAAAGGACAGTTTAGATAA
- a CDS encoding YceI family protein: MMKLLLTIFFLLLAGLRPAGKTKSTSRWVVSENSMLTVNGTTNINRFSCAILRYPKTDTVLVSKDKTDHIVLSGTLNLEVKNFDCNSTMMTKQLLNTLQVNKFPVLRIKFLSLKETPSAGQQSFVKGDVEITLSGVLKRFEICYQINAKRGAMELIGQQVINFSDFHLTPPKKMGRLIQAKDQLVVVFFLKMEMAG; this comes from the coding sequence ATGATGAAGCTACTGTTAACCATCTTTTTTTTGCTGTTGGCCGGCTTGAGGCCTGCAGGTAAAACCAAAAGTACCTCAAGATGGGTAGTGAGTGAAAACAGCATGCTCACTGTTAATGGAACCACCAATATAAACCGCTTTTCCTGTGCAATCCTGCGTTATCCCAAAACCGATACCGTTCTGGTCTCGAAAGATAAAACAGACCATATTGTGCTCTCCGGAACCTTAAATCTTGAGGTAAAGAATTTTGACTGTAACAGTACAATGATGACTAAACAGCTACTAAATACGCTACAGGTGAACAAGTTTCCAGTGCTAAGAATCAAATTCTTGTCCTTAAAAGAAACCCCGTCCGCAGGTCAGCAAAGTTTTGTTAAAGGTGATGTGGAGATTACACTATCTGGTGTATTAAAAAGATTCGAAATCTGTTATCAGATCAATGCTAAACGGGGCGCCATGGAGCTGATCGGGCAACAAGTCATCAATTTTTCTGATTTTCATCTGACTCCTCCAAAAAAAATGGGCAGGCTCATCCAGGCTAAAGATCAACTGGTTGTGGTTTTCTTTTTAAAAATGGAAATGGCAGGATAA